A genomic window from Brassica oleracea var. oleracea cultivar TO1000 chromosome C8, BOL, whole genome shotgun sequence includes:
- the LOC106312492 gene encoding calreticulin-3 isoform X2 yields MGLTQNKLKSFHLFLFLFLFSLLTLTPLAFSEIFFEEHFEGGWKSRWVLSDWKRNEGKAGTFKHTAGKWPGDPDNKGIQTYNDAKHYAISAKIQEFSNKNRTLVVQYSVKIEQDIECGGAYIKLLSGYVNQKQFGGDTPYSLMFGPDICGTQTKKLHVILSYQGQNYPIKKDLQCETDKLNHFYTFILRPDASYSVLVDNKEREFGSMYTDWDILPPRKIKVKNAKKPVDWDDREYIDDPDDVKPEGYDSIPREVKDQKAEEPEDWDEEENGPWEAPKIPNPAYKGPWKAKKIKNPNYKGKWKNPWIDNPEFEDDPDLYVLKPIKYIGIEVWQVKAGSIFDNILITDDPQYARTMVDDYFEQHRESEKELFAEAEKERKAREDEESRKAREEGERRRKERDHRYGDRRRRYKRPNPRDYMDDYHDEL; encoded by the exons ATGGGTTTAACCCAAAACAAGCTCAAGTCTTTCCACCTCTTCCTCTTCCTCTTCCTCTTCTCTCTTCTCACTCTAACTCCCTTGGCTTTCTCTGAGATCTTCTTTGAAGAGCATTTCGAAG GTGGATGGAAAAGCAGGTGGGTCTTATCTGATTGGAAGAGAAACGAAGGCAAAGCTGGCACCTTTAAGCACACCGCCGGCAAATGGCCCGGCGATCCCGATAATAAAG GTATCCAGACGTATAATGACGCCAAGCATTATGCCATTTCTGCAAAGATTCAAGAGTTCAGCAACAAGAACCGGACTCTTGTTGTCCAGTACTCTGTCAAAATCGAACAGGACATTGAATGTGGTGGCGCTTACATCAAGCTCCTCTCTGGCTACGTTAACCAGAAGCAGTTTGGTGGTGATACTCCTTACAG TCTAATGTTTGGACCAGACATATGTGGAACGCAGACGAAGAAGCTTCATGTGATTCTATCATACCAGGGACAGAACTATCCGATTAAAAAGGATCTGCAGTGTGAAACAGACAAGCTAAACCATTTCTACACGTTTATCTTGCGGCCTGATGCTTCTTACAGCGTTCTGGTTGATAACAAAGAGAGGGAGTTTGGAAGTATGTACACAGACTGGGACATCCTTCCTCCAAGGAAGATTAAAGTTAAAAATGCAAAGAAG CCAGTGGATTGGGATGATAGAGAATATATAGATGACCCTGATGATGTCAAACCAGAG GGTTATGATTCGATTCCTCGAGAAGTTAAAGATCAGAAAGCTGAAGAG CCTGAGGACTGGGACGAGGAAGAAAATGGTCCATGGGAAGCCCCTAAGATCCCAAATCCAGCGTACAAAGGTCCTTGGAAAGCAAAG AAAATCAAGAACCCTAACTACAAGGGAAAGTGGAAGAACCCATGGATAGATAATCCAG AGTTTGAAGATGATCCAGATCTTTATGTTCTGAAGCCTATAAAATATATAGGCATTGAAGTATGGCAG GTGAAGGCTGGTTCGATATTTGACAATATCTTGATCACTGATGACCCTCAATATGCAAGAACCATGGTGGATGACTATTTTGAGCAGCACAGGGAG TCTGAGAAGGAGTTATTTGCGGAAGCTGAGAAAGAAAGAAAAGCTAGAGAAGATGAG GAATCACGGAAGGCAAGAGAAGAAGGGGAACGTAGAAGGAAGGAGAGGGACCACCGGTATGGAGACAGGAGGAGGCGTTACAAAAGG CCTAATCCACGTGATTACATGGATGATTACCAT GACGAGCTGTAA
- the LOC106312492 gene encoding calreticulin-3 isoform X1, which yields MGLTQNKLKSFHLFLFLFLFSLLTLTPLAFSEIFFEEHFEGGWKSRWVLSDWKRNEGKAGTFKHTAGKWPGDPDNKGIQTYNDAKHYAISAKIQEFSNKNRTLVVQYSVKIEQDIECGGAYIKLLSGYVNQKQFGGDTPYSLMFGPDICGTQTKKLHVILSYQGQNYPIKKDLQCETDKLNHFYTFILRPDASYSVLVDNKEREFGSMYTDWDILPPRKIKVKNAKKPVDWDDREYIDDPDDVKPEGYDSIPREVKDQKAEEPEDWDEEENGPWEAPKIPNPAYKGPWKAKVNGFNSHQWLCFYLLNFSSTPFEFLSKHYISLQKIKNPNYKGKWKNPWIDNPEFEDDPDLYVLKPIKYIGIEVWQVKAGSIFDNILITDDPQYARTMVDDYFEQHRESEKELFAEAEKERKAREDEESRKAREEGERRRKERDHRYGDRRRRYKRPNPRDYMDDYHDEL from the exons ATGGGTTTAACCCAAAACAAGCTCAAGTCTTTCCACCTCTTCCTCTTCCTCTTCCTCTTCTCTCTTCTCACTCTAACTCCCTTGGCTTTCTCTGAGATCTTCTTTGAAGAGCATTTCGAAG GTGGATGGAAAAGCAGGTGGGTCTTATCTGATTGGAAGAGAAACGAAGGCAAAGCTGGCACCTTTAAGCACACCGCCGGCAAATGGCCCGGCGATCCCGATAATAAAG GTATCCAGACGTATAATGACGCCAAGCATTATGCCATTTCTGCAAAGATTCAAGAGTTCAGCAACAAGAACCGGACTCTTGTTGTCCAGTACTCTGTCAAAATCGAACAGGACATTGAATGTGGTGGCGCTTACATCAAGCTCCTCTCTGGCTACGTTAACCAGAAGCAGTTTGGTGGTGATACTCCTTACAG TCTAATGTTTGGACCAGACATATGTGGAACGCAGACGAAGAAGCTTCATGTGATTCTATCATACCAGGGACAGAACTATCCGATTAAAAAGGATCTGCAGTGTGAAACAGACAAGCTAAACCATTTCTACACGTTTATCTTGCGGCCTGATGCTTCTTACAGCGTTCTGGTTGATAACAAAGAGAGGGAGTTTGGAAGTATGTACACAGACTGGGACATCCTTCCTCCAAGGAAGATTAAAGTTAAAAATGCAAAGAAG CCAGTGGATTGGGATGATAGAGAATATATAGATGACCCTGATGATGTCAAACCAGAG GGTTATGATTCGATTCCTCGAGAAGTTAAAGATCAGAAAGCTGAAGAG CCTGAGGACTGGGACGAGGAAGAAAATGGTCCATGGGAAGCCCCTAAGATCCCAAATCCAGCGTACAAAGGTCCTTGGAAAGCAAAGGTAAATGGATTCAACAGCCATCAATGGTTATGCTTTTATTTACTCAATTTTTCTTCTACACCATTTGAATTTTTATCAAAACATTATATTTCCCTACAGAAAATCAAGAACCCTAACTACAAGGGAAAGTGGAAGAACCCATGGATAGATAATCCAG AGTTTGAAGATGATCCAGATCTTTATGTTCTGAAGCCTATAAAATATATAGGCATTGAAGTATGGCAG GTGAAGGCTGGTTCGATATTTGACAATATCTTGATCACTGATGACCCTCAATATGCAAGAACCATGGTGGATGACTATTTTGAGCAGCACAGGGAG TCTGAGAAGGAGTTATTTGCGGAAGCTGAGAAAGAAAGAAAAGCTAGAGAAGATGAG GAATCACGGAAGGCAAGAGAAGAAGGGGAACGTAGAAGGAAGGAGAGGGACCACCGGTATGGAGACAGGAGGAGGCGTTACAAAAGG CCTAATCCACGTGATTACATGGATGATTACCAT GACGAGCTGTAA
- the LOC106309720 gene encoding putative axial regulator YABBY 2 isoform X2 yields the protein MSIDLSSDRVCYVHCNFCTTILAVSVPYASLFTLVTVRCGHCTNLLSLNIGVSLQQSPPTPPIHQDLQHKQQITTSITRKEYGSSSRSSNHFSATLSENVDREAPRMPPIRPPEKRQRLPSAYNRFIKEEIQRIKAGNPEISHREAFSTAAKNWAHFPHIHFGLKLDGNKKGKQLDQSVAGQKSNGYY from the exons ATGTCTATAGATTTATCATCAGACCGTGTTTGCTATGTCCACTGCAACTTCTGCACCACGATCTTAGCG GTAAGTGTACCATACGCAAGTTTGTTCACGCTTGTGACGGTGAGATGTGGCCATTGTACCAATTTGCTCTCTCTCAACATTGGAGTTTCACTTCAGCAAAGCCCACCTACTCCCCCCATTCATCAAGATCTTCAG CATAAGCAACAGATAACAACTTCGATAACAAGGAAAGAATATGGATCATCCTCTAGGAGCTCCAACCATTTTTCGGCCACATTGTCAGAAAATGTCGATCGAGAGGCTCCTAGAATGCCTCCTATTCGTC CGCCGGAGAAAAGACAACGCCTTCCTTCGGCCTACAACAGGTTCATCAA AGAGGAAATCCAAAGGATCAAGGCTGGCAATCCAGAGATCAGCCACCGGGAGGCGTTTAGCACAGCTGCTAAAAAT TGGGCACATTTTCCTCACATTCACTTTGGATTAAAGCTGGATGGCAACAAGAAGGGCAAGCAATTAGACCAGTCAGTTGCAGGACAAAAGTCTAATGGATACTACTAA
- the LOC106309720 gene encoding putative axial regulator YABBY 2 isoform X1 yields MSIDLSSDRVCYVHCNFCTTILAVSVPYASLFTLVTVRCGHCTNLLSLNIGVSLQQSPPTPPIHQDLQQHKQQITTSITRKEYGSSSRSSNHFSATLSENVDREAPRMPPIRPPEKRQRLPSAYNRFIKEEIQRIKAGNPEISHREAFSTAAKNWAHFPHIHFGLKLDGNKKGKQLDQSVAGQKSNGYY; encoded by the exons ATGTCTATAGATTTATCATCAGACCGTGTTTGCTATGTCCACTGCAACTTCTGCACCACGATCTTAGCG GTAAGTGTACCATACGCAAGTTTGTTCACGCTTGTGACGGTGAGATGTGGCCATTGTACCAATTTGCTCTCTCTCAACATTGGAGTTTCACTTCAGCAAAGCCCACCTACTCCCCCCATTCATCAAGATCTTCAG CAGCATAAGCAACAGATAACAACTTCGATAACAAGGAAAGAATATGGATCATCCTCTAGGAGCTCCAACCATTTTTCGGCCACATTGTCAGAAAATGTCGATCGAGAGGCTCCTAGAATGCCTCCTATTCGTC CGCCGGAGAAAAGACAACGCCTTCCTTCGGCCTACAACAGGTTCATCAA AGAGGAAATCCAAAGGATCAAGGCTGGCAATCCAGAGATCAGCCACCGGGAGGCGTTTAGCACAGCTGCTAAAAAT TGGGCACATTTTCCTCACATTCACTTTGGATTAAAGCTGGATGGCAACAAGAAGGGCAAGCAATTAGACCAGTCAGTTGCAGGACAAAAGTCTAATGGATACTACTAA
- the LOC106307812 gene encoding succinate dehydrogenase subunit 6, mitochondrial-like — protein MGDSRSSLDRFKGFWEERLSFLENYTRFTKRDAPLPSWSSSDVDEFIASDPVNGPTLKTAREAAAFGATGAALGAVSTAAFAWKYSKSPHGAALSFLGGGLFGWTFGQEVANHTMQLYKLDTMAAQVKFMEWWERKSQGRS, from the exons ATGGGAGATTCGCGATCGTCTCTGGATAGATTCAAGGGGTTCTGGGAGGAGAGGTTATCGTTCCTGGAGAATTACACGAGGTTCACCAAACGTGACGCGCCTCTTCCTTCTTGGTCTTCCTCCGACGTCGACGAGTTCATAGCTTCCGATCCCGTCAATGGACCCACC CTGAAAACTGCTAGGGAAGCTGCGGCTTTTGGTGCTACTGGAGCTGCACTTGGAGCTGTATCTACTGCTGCTTTTGCCTGGAAATACTCGAAGAGTCCACATG GTGCTGCACTGTCATTCTTAGGAGGAGGTCTTTTTGGTTGGACCTTTGGGCAAGAAGTCGCGAACCACACGATGCAACTGTATAAGCTGGACACGATGGCTGCTCAAGTTAAGTTCATGGAATGGTGGGAACGCAAGTCTCAAGGAAGGTCCTGA